A stretch of DNA from Elusimicrobiota bacterium:
TCGCGAAACTAATCAGGCAGTATTTTCTTGTTTATTACTTGGCTTTTATAATCTTGATCATGCCAGGCCTTAGAATTAAGAAAATAGTTCCGGTTCTTTCAATAGCTGCTTTCATTTTCTTTTCATATTTTATTCTGTCAACTACAGTAAGAGCATTGATGGTCAGTTATTTAATTGCGGTTTTGTTTTTCATGTTTTGTTATTCATTGTTTTATCTCAAGTCGATTAGAGTAAAATCAATAATTAGTATTGGGATGCTTGGAGTTTTAGGTGTTTTGTTTGCCTATAAAGCAGATAGAAATTCAATTAAGTCATTGCTCCCTGTCAAGGAACATTACGAGAGGTTTAAGGAAGGCAGGGAATATTCGCTTAGAATATTGAATACGAAGAAAAGAAAAGACTATAATTTAAAAATATATGAAAAGGAACGCGAAGGGGAAGCTTTTAAAACTACATCTGGAGATCAGGAAGTAAAGTATCTTGTTTATGAACCTGAAAAGAAAGAGCAATTAAAAATCGCAAAGAAGGAAGAAAAGAAAAAAGAAGTTGCTAAACCGGTAGAGAAGTTGAGAGAAATTCATACTGCAAAAAATAGCTTATTATGGCGGATGTTTGTAATTACGGATATGTTAGAGGAAGTAGCAGTAAACAAAAAAGTATTCGGGATGGATTTTGGAAAACCTTTTCGTTCAAAAACCGTAGAAATGCTTGGATGGCATGATGGATGGAATGTGGGATGGATAGAACCGCATAATTCATTTGTGCATATTGTATATAGGGCAGGGGTTTTAGGTATAGTATTTATTGCGGCTATCATTATTGTTTTCGTAAGAATACTGATCGGGTTTATACGCCTGAAAAACGTTCAAGGTTTGATTCTTATGTCTGTAATCTTATACTGGCTAATGATGGCAAATTTTCTGGTAATACTTGAACTGCCGTATTTCGCCATTCCTTTTTGGATTTTTGTTGGTGCGACTTTCAAGTATTATGATGGGCTAAGAGGGGGAAGAGTTAAATGATAAATCTCAGTTGTTGGGTTGAAATAATAGTGTTTAAAATCACCGTAATCAGTATTTGGAATCACTGTAATTATTGCTAAAATAA
This window harbors:
- a CDS encoding O-antigen ligase family protein, whose protein sequence is MKKIVSNTVLFIFGVLCVLYTIFYRNFAELHIKLSFLNFPIFISEIVLLISFLLFIIFFREYLINKSLITYSLYAYFAFVLVKALYGYFIWGPLAFRNAAMFYYVLFAVATFLLAPKISEKPKIFYILAIVLILAMFFAKLIRQYFLVYYLAFIILIMPGLRIKKIVPVLSIAAFIFFSYFILSTTVRALMVSYLIAVLFFMFCYSLFYLKSIRVKSIISIGMLGVLGVLFAYKADRNSIKSLLPVKEHYERFKEGREYSLRILNTKKRKDYNLKIYEKEREGEAFKTTSGDQEVKYLVYEPEKKEQLKIAKKEEKKKEVAKPVEKLREIHTAKNSLLWRMFVITDMLEEVAVNKKVFGMDFGKPFRSKTVEMLGWHDGWNVGWIEPHNSFVHIVYRAGVLGIVFIAAIIIVFVRILIGFIRLKNVQGLILMSVILYWLMMANFLVILELPYFAIPFWIFVGATFKYYDGLRGGRVK